The genomic region TTTTGCCCCTGCATGGTATGCCGAGAGCGGTATCCGGAAACCCACTCGTTCCGGTCAAGTCGTACGCGAGCCGAGCGTCGCCACCGCGGCGAGCAGCCGGTCCCAGAACAGGTCGGCGTCGACCGTCACCGCGACCTGCGCGTTGACCGGGAGGTCCGTGTACCGGTGCAGGTCGACGACCGTCGCTCCCCTCGTGTACTGCCCGTGCAGCTCCACGACCACGGCCGCCGGGGCGCAGCGCACGATGTCCGGATCGATGACGCGGGCGACCGCGACCGGGTCGTGCAGCGGCGGGCTCGCGAAGCCCCACAGCCGGCGGTAGGTGGAGGCGAAGAAGGTCATCAACTCGACGCAGATGCGCCCGAGATCCGTGCCGAGCCCTTCGAAGCGGGCCAGCACCTCGGGGGTGGCGAGCGCCTGGTGGGTCGCGTTGAGGCCGCACATGGTGATCGGCACACCGCTGCGGAAGACGATGTCCGCGGCCTCCGGATCGGTCTGGATGTTGAACTCGGCGGCCGGGGTCCGGTTCCCGCGGTCGGTGGAACCGCCCATGAGGACGATCTCGCGGATGTGCGGGACCACCTCGGGATAGCGGGTCAGCAGCAGGGCGATGTTGGTCAGGGGCGCGGTCGGTACGAGGGTGACGGGCTCCGGATGGGTGGTCAGGACGCGGTGCATGAGTTCCACCGCGTGCTCGGGGACCGCGTCCACGGTGGGTTCGGGGAACCCCGGCCCGTCCAGGCCCGATTCGCCGTGGACGTCGTCCGCGACCACCAGCGGCTGGAGCAGCGGGCGGTCGCAGCCGGATGCGATGGGCACGCCGGTGACGCCGGCGACCGTGCAGACGCGGCGCGCGTTCAAGGTGGTCTTGGCGAGTGTCTGGTTGCCGGCGACCGTGGTGATCGCGAGCAGGTCGACGGCGGGGTCGCCCGCAGCCAGCATGATCGCGAGGGCGTCGTCGTGGCCGGGGTCGCAGTCGATGATGATCGGAACGGGCACGCTCACTCCTCGACATCTCGGGCATTCGAGCCACCAGTCTGCCTCTTCGGACGATCTTCGCGGGCGTTTTCGGATCCGGCTGCGTCGGGGTGGTGCCGCCTCGTAGCGTCGGGGCGGGAGGCGGCGGCGCCGAGGCGCCTCCCCCGACAGGACACGGAGGGCAAAGGTGACCGCTCCCGGCTTACCGGACGGTGAAGGCCAGGCCAGGATCGTGCAGAACGTGTACGCCTTCGGAGGGTTCGCCTACGGGGCGATCCACGCGGACGTGCACGTGTACGGCGACGGCCGGCCGGTGTACCTCCTGGCGGAGCACCGGCCGCCCGCCGGGGACCCCGACCCCGCG from Streptomyces sp. NBC_00190 harbors:
- a CDS encoding nucleoside hydrolase is translated as MPVPIIIDCDPGHDDALAIMLAAGDPAVDLLAITTVAGNQTLAKTTLNARRVCTVAGVTGVPIASGCDRPLLQPLVVADDVHGESGLDGPGFPEPTVDAVPEHAVELMHRVLTTHPEPVTLVPTAPLTNIALLLTRYPEVVPHIREIVLMGGSTDRGNRTPAAEFNIQTDPEAADIVFRSGVPITMCGLNATHQALATPEVLARFEGLGTDLGRICVELMTFFASTYRRLWGFASPPLHDPVAVARVIDPDIVRCAPAAVVVELHGQYTRGATVVDLHRYTDLPVNAQVAVTVDADLFWDRLLAAVATLGSRTT